The window AATCTATTTATAATTAAGTTCTCTAAGGATTATTTACTTTTTAAGGACATGTACCATTTAATGTTCATGTTCATGCATTTTTTCTAGATTGATGGGATAGCTATTGGTTCCTTGGATGATACTCCCACTAGTCCCATTGCGTCTGCCCTCAGATCTATATAAGGAACACACTCGATGTGACGATGTTGATGATGAAAATGAACGTTAGTCCTAATAAAACTTTTTTCAAATTTACTCACTTAAGCAATATTGTATACATTTGTTGGATCCTTCATTTTGAATAGTATTTAGGTGGGAAGTTAGGTTCATGGGTTGAGTAAAGGATCaaaacatattttaattataaCATGTCGTTTTTTGTACAGGTTTACCTAGGTCGGGCCAGACCGTATAAGTTGATACACCGAAATTTTTTCATTCATTTTGTTAAAGGGTAATTAGCTAAACCATCATATTACAAAAACAATAAATATCTAAAATACAATTTGAAAGAATTTTGAAGTTTAATTCAATTTCCCATTTCTCGATTTAGACCTTTTTAAACGACCCTTTTGAGATGAAAGACATCCTAGGTTGACAACTACAAGTAAAAGAGACGAAATATCCCCCGCTAGAGTTCATCTTCGTGATTAAGTTTATTGaggtaaatatatttatgtatatttgtAAAACCTTTGTATCTTttaaaacaattagatttaatagaaATAATTATCAACATTCTTTTTATTTTTTCAGTTAATAATGAATCATGTGAACATATTACCAGGCCAAAACAGTAAAATGAAAAAATTGAAAACTGATTTAATGAAGGAAGAAAGTGATACTACTACATTTTTAGACAACTTGCAAAAAATATCGCAGCTTCTTTATCCGAGCAAGATTTCGTCCATAAATGTGATGATTGTGCTATgacaaactttgcaagtcataagTCAACTTTAACAGAAAAATTTATTAAATGGATAGATTTTTAGGAGTAGGTAAACTAAAAATATACTTTATATTTATAATATCATTGGTTACATGCATAGATTCAAATAcaattctttttattttatttttatgtttcTTATGTAGAAAAACTGCGTGAAAAGAGTTTAAATGATATGCGAAGTatacttacaaaaaaaaaaaaaaacaagtatcTGCTTCAGTGTTGACCTTAAATGACTTTTTCAAACGGTTGATTGGATTGAATCATCTATGAAAAATTCGTCATATTTGTCTATAATCAAATAAACACACTTCAAATAAAGACTCCGATGTGAAGTTACCAGTTATATCTTTTTATTAACGACAAATTAAAAGTCTACTATTATAAAATAATAGTACACGAATATATTCAACTTCATGTtacaaattatattttttttatgcagttgatctttacttATATTTAATGTTTCCATTCTACTTAATTTATagctaattttttttatttaactacACTATTTGCATTCAtttgtttattatttattatatacattATTTGTGGCGCAATTTAGCATGaactatcacataatttattactTTTAAAAATTTTATCAACGAAATTCGCGAATCCGCGAATCTTAAGCTAGTTATCCAATCATATGAGTTCCTAAGCACGTGATTTAGTATATACGGAGTATAAGAATATGAATGTTATAGTTCATTGAAAAAATGGCATTTCGACAACTATTTTTACGAAAAGAAAAATTACTCAGTAACCATGACAACATATCACAAAAACAATTAATTCTGGCTGAGTTTGTGTATAAATCCCGAATAACACTCGCCATGTCCACAAGTTACTCGTAAGCAGTACTAAGAAACCTCTTGGTAGTCGATAAATTCAAGATCTTTAACAAAACTTGATTAGTCGTGCACCGTGGAGTCTTGAACTGGCTCATCGTTGCACCATTACCAATAAAATGTTCCATGATCTTCTTGAAGGTTCCATGTTCAACAATACAAAGCTCTAAAGGCCCAATTGAGTTTGTTTTTCTGGATACAACATAACCATGATCCACAAATGCTGCATCCATTTCGTTGCAACAAGTAGCTAATATGTGTTCACTAACTTTACCCTTGATCTCCCAATACACCATATAATGACCTGGCTGGTTTGAGGTGTTGGCATGGCTTGTGAAATCGACTAACTCGGCTTGAGACTTGAGAAGTGGTTTGGAACCCTTTTGGACTGCGAGTTGAAGGTCATTCTCTGTGTTCTTGTCGATGTTTATCGTTAGGATTAGCTTTCTTCTACATAGAAACTTAAGTTTCGGTGTAGCTTGGTAAAAACCAGCCACTTCCACCACATCACCTAATCTATATCTATACAGACCTGAAATTTAATAATCACATTTTAATTATCATTAGTACATAGTAGGATCGTATTAACAAAaaatatctatttattattattactttattatactaAATGGTTCACTAAACTTGGTCGTTTGACTTTATTATACTAAATGGTTCACTAAACTTGGTCGTTTGACTGTTATAAACGACACCACTCCACCTTTGttactttgtttattttaattaaattggtAACAATGTCAACCTTTATCCTTTTTTTTTTTGGAATGGCTAACTCATGCTTTAAGGACATAAGCTAACCCTCAATTAATATACACAAACTTTCTAAAGTTAATATACAAATTCAATTAATAAACTCAACAATTTCCATTTATGCATATATAGTTATTGAAAATTCATATTATTCATGGCAAGGTTTGTATAATAAATAGTTCTTATCTTATGCCCTTACCGTACAAGTTAGATAATTcctctttttttattattattttcttaactattataattaaattatcagactattattatttgcatcaaTTGTCGATTACTCTATTATACAAAATGGTTCACTAAAGTTGGTCGTTTGACTGTTATAAACGACACCACCCCAACTTTGTTACTTTGTATTTTTTTATAGTTAAATTGGTAACAATGTCAAcctttatcaatttttttttattttcttaattattattagtaaattatcaggctattattattattattattattatttgcattaatTGTCGATTAAAATACTAAATAGTGCACCAAACTTGGTTGTTTGACTGTTTCAAACGACACCACCCCAACTTTGTTACTTTGTATTATTCTTACTAATATTCTTAACAATATCAacctttatcattttttttattttcttaattattattattataacaaaattaTCAGGTTATAATTATTTGCATCAATTGTCAAGATATATAAAGAGAATTCATtaagggtgttcatcggttcggttttcggtttattcggttcggtgtattcggttttgaaatttttttgggcaaaaccgaaaaccgaaataaaaaccgaattcaaagttaaaaccgaaccgaaccgaaaaccgaattcaattttggattcggttcggttttcggttaaaacagaATATTATGAAAAAATGAGAACGATGGTGATTTAATTGTGGtgttactgatgtcttagttatttatatcctaaaacaatgacatACTAATATaatatcaagaattcgatgatttattaatatttacaacttaattatgacgtttactgcttctgttattaaaaagaagaacataataaattgagtaacataattataatttgatctaccaaatcgtcatataggtgagaacatattttattgattggatctcaatttataatgacattaaaacataaatatacaaattaaatatataaaaattttgaattcggttttgaatcggttttcggttaaaccgaattcaggattttcaaaaccgaaaactgaaccgaaaaccgaatttaaattcggttttcggtttgactcgatccgaaaaccgtttttcaaattcggtttgatttttttccgatttgatttcggtttgattttcgggttccatggtttcaaaccaaatactgaccacccctagaaTTCATTTATCGCCTCTTTAAAAGTGTTGATTTTTTAAGTATAATTTGTTTCAACTTTATTTTAGTTGAGTCCACATGTATTTTTACTTttcatttaataatttttttttcataATTATAAAGATATGAAGTGAAATCATTTCGTGTAGCAACGCGCGCGCGAACTACCTCTATAACTCGTTATAAACTAAATGGGGCTGACTTAAAATAGACTTTTTATAGTTTAacattattatactattatattttattttagcatatttatatgatatattacttttcaaaaaatatatttttctatctatacattatataaagcacGTGTCAATAATACTTTAGTAcagtatatttataattataattaggaaactacttttctttatttttttaataaCCTTTTAGTGTGTCGCATCTTTGAATTTTATAGGGAAAATAAAGGCAGAATAACAACTTATCCCTGGATCATATTGCATCGGTTGAAACTTGAACTTCACAAATTATGGTAAAAATAACCACTTTCTAGTTACTTTGGTTTTTAATAATTTTTCCTCACTTGTGCCACTTTAGATTTTATTCACTAAACACATTTTATGCAGttctataaaaataaaaataaaataaactaattaacATAATACATCAACCAACAAAATATAGCCCATTGTATTTATATCACTAGGTTTTGGTAATAGATAATTTGATTTTCATAAACGGTCTTGGAGTCTCTTAAGTGATAGGTTCTCACGTATCACTTTCCGGCGATCTTTGACTGGGCGGGGTAGGCAGAAGTTGATTCGGTAGATCGACTAACAGTTCCGTAGAAactgttggtgatgatgattttgatTAGCGAGATATTCACTTTTACTTGAATTATGTAATAGATTTTGCTTATTCTCCTTCACATATCACTAAGTTATGTATCTGGAAAATTATTGCATATAGCCTGTTGTATTTATATTGATATGTTTCTCTCTGattgtttttttttcttctaatCGGGTAATAATGTTGGGTTCGAGTCCGATCACGAGTAAGATGGAGCTGTTATTCGTGGTTCTTCGATTGTAGTTTTCTAGATGGTGATTCACCGGTGTCGTCGTTATAATCAAAGAATCTTGAAACTATAGCATAACCGCTTTATTCGAATCCAAGAGTGATTTTGATAAGAAGTTTTTGAGTGCATGGCGAAGTATTTGATTTAGGTCGGAATCCGTTATTTGATCCACAAATTAATTCGATTAAAGATTCGTTGGGTTCGATGAAAGGTGTAGTTGTTTATGGTTTAAACTGGGTTGTTGATGGGATAACGTCTAAACTGGGTTCAAAAGGTGTAGGGCAAGGCCAAATGTACAAATCTTCATCCAAAAAAACCCAAAACAAACCAAACGATCAAATCGATACACAACGAAGTAATAATTTTTTTCAAACACTATTTGAAGCCCAAATGTACAACTCACCGTCCGGGTCATCTTCGAACCCGAATCAAGGCATCGGGTTTGCCTCATACGCATCACAATCACCCGATTTTACTCCTCCTCAACACTACACCAATTATCCTCCTCATCAACCATTCGTTAATCAACAATAGCAACAATTCGTTCATCCTCAACAACAATATCCTCACCAACAATTCCCTAACCAACATTCCCTAACCAACAATTCGACAACCTATCTTTCAACAAACACCTACTCGAGTTCCTACACAAATTCCAACGGATACCGAATCCGATGATGAACAAGCAGAAGCCATTCAAGAAACTTAACCAGGAGAATTTGAAGACGAAGTTGAAAGTGACCCGATTGAAAAAGGGGAAAAAAAGTTAGATGCAAAAAAGTGGCGTGGACGGACGAGGAAAGTGCGCTTTTGGCTAGGGTGTGGATGCAATCCTCCGAACTAATGGGAACCGGTTAAACAAAGGATTCATTTTGGGGTTATATCCGAAAAACATACAATTCGCAAGTGCGGGAAAAACGTCGAGCCGATCAAATATCAGGAAAATGGAGCAAGATGTCGAGAGATATCAAGATTTTTATCGGGCATTACAAAAAGCTTGAAAACTATTGGCAAAGTGGGAACAACGTTGTCGATATCATCCAAAGTACACGACACACATTTAAGAAGCAAACGGGTCGTAATTTTATTACATGGAGGCGTGGAGAGTTCTTAAATATTGTCCTAAATCTATAACATTCGCGGGCGTCGTGCCCAAGAGAAAGGTGTCGATCGAGTAACCCCCGCCACTTATGAGCGGACAGGGTGAAGGTTCGAACCAAGGTGAAGGTGCGAACGAAGGTCAAGGTGCGGATCTGCATCAGTTTGAGAAAATATTTCGAGAGGAACCTCTACGTCGTCCACCGGGTCGTGCAAGTACCAAGAGTCAAAGGAGTTCGACGTCATTCAATGCGGCCTCGCGTTTGTCGTCCGAGGAAGCCCGTCTATCGTTGATCGAAACCGCTAATGCTACAAAGCGAACTATGGATAAGATATACGACGCGACCGAGAATCGTGTCATGTTGGATAATTTAATGTTTCTCACACAACCATGTGCACCCGACTTGACTCCCGAACAACGCGATTTGGTATTGAAACCCCGATCAAAAAACTAAAGAAAATACCAAAATGCGTTTGACTTATCcgacgaataataataataataataataataataataataataataataataataataataataataataataatataataataataataataataataataataataataataataataataataataataataataataataataataataataataataataataataattaaaaaattgaGAAATTATGTCATGGTTGACAATGATAGTGTCATGGGAAAAACTGGTGAGGACGGTgtagagagaaagctgatgtgacgCTGAAAAAACTTGAGGAAGTATGTCATGTTTTGGAGTGGTCTTAACCCGCTGTATCTCCATCAACAACACCTCAAACAGTAAGTCTTAAATTTCTCAATTTTCATCCAATTTCTCAAATTGTATACAAAATACAGATTGAATAATGATGCGAGCCAACCATGATTTGCCACGTAGCCAACACGCATCTCTTCTACCCCATGCCAGCCATCAGCACGCCACCATTTACCACCCACCAGCACACCTTGCTGGCTGAAAATTGACGTTAACACGCCGCGTTAAAAATGGTCTAACAATGATTAGGAGTGAGTATCCTAGTATCTCTTTTATTTCAGTTTTTGTCATACTCAATGAAGATGCTCATTGATATTTTGAGCTGTGTGGTGGCACCTACCACTCTACCAGATAGTGATAGAACTAAATGTTTCTTTGGTACGTATATCacgttttaatattaatataaataaatataaatataattaaataaaataaaatatggagtattatatttttaattataataaatataattaataactaaattaaataattaatatttaataattaataattaaattaatgtaATACGGAGTGTTACTATTTCAATTTTGTTACAGTATAAGGTTGCATGCAGAATGCAGATGCAGATGATGGGGCGGTTGTTTAATCCTAGTCAGTATTAAACTCTCAATTCTACACCAACCATATAGTAAATTAGTACCGAGTAATAACTATTAACTCTATGAGTAGATCaaaacatattattaatattatatattatctatatTGAATATATTAAATGGTCAAggatatttaacttggttttatatgtAATTTAGGACGCTTCTTTTAGTATatgttaatttaaataaataattagtacgGAGTAATTGTTAAGAATTTACCTGTGAAGGTGGTGAGTACAATCTCGTATTGTTGACCCATTTTCACCTTTGATAATGGCACTGGATCATCTTCTAAGTAGTcatcacaaccaccaccaccaacaacaaccgcaacctTATCACAAACTTTATGTAATGGTATAAACTCGAAGTACGCAAAAGTCGGTACCACCGTGAAGGTGACATTTTCCGGTGCGTTACATGGGTCCATGTTCACTCCGACCCAACTCTCCGTGGACCCATACTCCGCACTCACTAACGGTAACTTGTCCCCTGTATAATGCCTAAGTTTCTCCAAGTACGGTTGCATTGACCCCGTCATTATCGAATAGACATATTTTGCATTTGGCCACAACTTTGGAATCAAACAATACCAATTGCATCTTTCCAATTCCTCACATTGGGATCTTATCAATGTCGCTAAACATGGATTTGGTTTTATAACATCAAGGACCGATCTACGGATATTTAAGAGTGTGATTTTGGGACTTAATGTTCCATTGAAAAGATCGTCACATATCTCTCGCCAATAGTCTTCAAATAAACTGAGTGATTGGACGATACCATAGGCGAATGTGGAGGTAATGAATTCGACTTGTGGTGAGTAAAATAGGCCAAGGAGAAAGTGAcaatatgttgattgtttgtagtcACCACTAAAGATGACTTCTAGTGGGCTACAAGTGAATGATTTGGTTTGTTGTTGTTTGATTTTAAATTCTTGACTTGCAAAATAATGTGTTGTGGCTGTTCCTGCTACTAGTCCACCCTTTGTTTTGAACTGTTTGCTTCCATAGATGAACTCAAGAATCTTGCCTCCTTCTCTTGTTGGATAAACCCTTCATATATGTAATAACtactaacattaacattaacaatatttattaaatcaaatttatatatataaaaaaagtaaAACCAAAGTGCTTCTGACCTAGCGGTATAAGGGGACTCATTAACTCTGAAGTTGTGAGTTCGAGTCCTTACGtggataataataatttaattgtgTGTTGTTAAAAAAAAATAGATATTTATTGAAAAAAGATGAATATAGAGACCTTGATCTATTAGCTGCAGCTAGCTTGAAGATTTGGAGAGTGGTCTTGGAGCTATGAGAAGTAAAAGGTACATACTTTTGCCTTCCTTCAGTTGTTCCAGAGCTATATACATGTAAGAAgtttaattaatattgtaaaattctCAAAGAAACTTAAAGTGGTCCCAAATCTAgcacaactttaagttttatatgTATAGGAATTAGTTTTAAACCACACGCTAATTGACACATGAGTAAATGACGTATTGAATCATTTATGTATCATagtttgttttatttttttaatttatttatttttaactacTGTATCGGAATCAAATAGATGGGACCTAACCATGTCCGAGAAGTTAATTGTTTGCGGTACTCATTTATATACTCCATAGTTTATATCAACATTTTTATGTGTTTAATCAAGCAAATTTAGCTAGGCAAGATAGACAAGAAAACTGAAATCTACTCCGTATTAAAATAGCCGCGCACTACTTTATAGTTCTACTATATACTGCAATCAACATGTGAATAACAATGAAAACTAAAGATATATACTATACTTGACATACAAATGAAtggacatatatatacatacatttattattatatacatGTACCTTAAGGAGAGAGTAGTGATAGGTTGTTTAGTGAGTATAGGAGAAGTATCACCATCAGCAATTTTCCGAATATAAGGCTCCAAATCTGCATGGGAAGCTAAAGGTACCAACGATACGTAAATCGACCGCAATGCTTCTCCGTCGATTTTATCGATATCTTCAATATCTCCCAACCATTTCTCCAAATACTCCACACCATGATTCATTTCAAGAATCTTTTTAAGTGTTTCCATCTGAATTTTCCCAGCATTTGTTGCTATTTCTTCAAACCAACTCATTAGATCCTCACTTGAACTTGTTTCCATAACTAGAGttttttttttcctattcaaaTTAAAGAATTAAATAGATAGATGGGGATGAAAATGAATGGTGAGAAGTACTATATAAAGAAAATATCTGTTGCTGGGACCTACGTTTTTACAACACATGAAAATCCAGTATCATACAAGTCACTATCATGTCCACACTCTCCGTGGCTGCAGCTAGTAGCAAGTTGCTCAAAAGCCTGCACAAAATGAATGCTAGCTAGTAATACAGGACAATGTCCCCTTTTGATCTACATATATGTGGAAGTGTATGTGAATAATGACAACAAATATGTGATTATAATCATGTACGACTATATATTTGTTGTCATTATTCACATACACTTCCACATATATGTGGATCAAAAGGGGACATTGTCCTGTATTACTAAGGGCTTGTAGAGTTAATATACTTGATTGAGAAAGTATTTCATGATTCAAGAATCAACCGGATTATCAATTTCATACATCGTGTTCTTACAAAAcagttaacaacaacaacaatactcaatacCGCGCTTGTGACGTACGTGAGTGGTGaaatgtagacaatctttcctctGTTCTAAAATAGAAGTCATTTTCTACCCATGTGTAGAGAAAAAATTTCTCCATCCTTGGGGAGGAAAAATTCATCCCCGACTCTACTCGAAGGCATAGAGGTTGCTTCCAGATGGACCTTCGgcctataaaaataaatataaaagaatGCACATGGAAATAAGGGTgagggtaaaaatgggaaaaaaagAAATAGGTACGTACCTGGGAGTGCTATACGAGCTAAAGAATATGAAAGATGGCTACACTAAAGACACGATAAACAATATAGAAACAATACAAACAtatatgtacacacacacacacatacacacacacatatatatacataaacatatatatatatatacacacacacacacacacacacacacacacacacatatatatatatatatatatacacacacacacacacacacatatatatatatatatatatatatatatatatatatatatatatatatagtggtaggatcaagagggaagtaaccattcggggggaagcgggggaaagcaaaaacttttttttttcgttttttgaaaaaactttgttcacgaacattatagatgagatgaaaatatgaacatttagtagagacactttgtgataaatgtttttattttggcggaaaaacgctcgaagaagtaatatataacaattatcgtgtttttcgagcgtattttgagattttagctatcggggtttagatattagggtttagaaatttagggtttagggattagatttagggtttagatttaggatttagattgagtttttaacacgaacggtttagagtttagggtttaaggtttagggtttggtgttttgggtttatggaataaacccaaaacaccaaacccaaaacctaaaaccctaaaccctaaactctaaatcgggctaaattttacttcacaaaacatgaaaaaaaaacgttcacattcttcacgaacaatattatcttgaatgttatttttgtcgatcgttttcccgcctaaataataacattcatcacgaagtgtctcttctaaatgttcatatttttgtgtgatcttgatgccggaaattttttttttcaaaaaaaaatgaaaaaaaaaaaattttgcttccccccgcttccccccgattggttacttccccattgatcctgcccctatatatatatatatatatatatatatatatatatatatatatatatatatatatacacacatattctCTACTTTtgtgagtgttttcactctgggtggagaaacgacttgtctttattctcggatagaggaaggattgtctacatcttacctccctcatacaccacttatgtgatattgggttttgttgttgttgttgtatatatacatacatacatacatacatacatacatacatatatacatacatacatacatacatacatacatacatacatacatacatacatacatacatacatacatacatacatacatacatacatacatacatacatacatacatacatcacTAGATAGTCCAAGTGGTTGGAGCCCTGATTTTTTCACAAAAGGTCTCAGGTTCAAATCCCATCTAaggacgaatatttagtggtggtcaGGGATGGGTTGAAAACAACCAGAGAGTATTCCTCATGGGCTGCATACATCAGAGTATGGtatcggattactcgcccttccgGGAGCCCGTATAGAGAAAACCTTATACCTTATACCTTttacctttttatacatacatacggatacatacatatatacatatacctagGAACATATAGATACATCCATAGCTACATACACTTAGATACATACTGCTACATACATACTTATAGATACATACACACAAGCATTTTATACAtacagatacatacatacatacatacatacatacatacatacatacatacatacatacatacatatatacatacatacatacatacatacatacatacatacatacatacatacatacatacatacatacatacatactgtgatgacctggaaattttcgacttaatttaaactatatatttacATGATATAATGTTTCCGACGTGATAAGCAAATTTTTATTATGAGTCTCAAATTTTTTGGAAGTTTTTATGAAGTCATTCACCCCTTTCGAACATCCCGATGATTCACGGACATTATtacgtgtattaaatatatatgtatatatatatatatatatatgtatatatatatatatatatatatatatatatatatatgtatgtatgtatatatatatatatatatatatatatatatatatatatatatatatatatatatatacctaacttgaaaatacaataattaagtatctcatgaagtatattaacaaagtattacacCTACATTTTCATATTACAAACTTATAGgttttcaaactatatatatttaatatttatcgaCGTAGTTAAACCCATATTAAAATGTACttatatataatgtattatgaATGTATAAATACATTCTTGAAAGCTATGAATACATACTTTAACATACTCATAGTTATTAAAGATAGCAACATTCGTATTCAGAATCGTTTTCATCAAATATTCTACTCGTATTTGTGCGGTATTTGTACGTGTATTATATGCAAGCTTCTAGATGTATAACTATTAGAAAATACACTCCTTAGCAGCCCAATTTTTGTATCCTAGCATCTTTTGTCTTGTTAATGAGTCATAAGACAAAAACTCACAAATTTACTAaccattttggcaacatatgactTCATTATGGACTTAAAATTCGTCCATATataccaccccatttttccattccatttactcattctttactccaaattactctctcaaattacttctatcttcatactagatcatcaccaaACATTTCcctcatcatctagcttcaaaatcaaggtaaaacacttcttaaaactcttgttaaattcctactttattgttatctttttaagtttataaaacttgtaaaaact of the Rutidosis leptorrhynchoides isolate AG116_Rl617_1_P2 chromosome 5, CSIRO_AGI_Rlap_v1, whole genome shotgun sequence genome contains:
- the LOC139847033 gene encoding indole-3-acetic acid-amido synthetase GH3.10-like codes for the protein METSSSEDLMSWFEEIATNAGKIQMETLKKILEMNHGVEYLEKWLGDIEDIDKIDGEALRSIYVSLVPLASHADLEPYIRKIADGDTSPILTKQPITTLSLSSGTTEGRQKYVPFTSHSSKTTLQIFKLAAANRSRVYPTREGGKILEFIYGSKQFKTKGGLVAGTATTHYFASQEFKIKQQQTKSFTCSPLEVIFSGDYKQSTYCHFLLGLFYSPQVEFITSTFAYGIVQSLSLFEDYWREICDDLFNGTLSPKITLLNIRRSVLDVIKPNPCLATLIRSQCEELERCNWYCLIPKLWPNAKYVYSIMTGSMQPYLEKLRHYTGDKLPLVSAEYGSTESWVGVNMDPCNAPENVTFTVVPTFAYFEFIPLHKVCDKVAVVVGGGGCDDYLEDDPVPLSKVKMGQQYEIVLTTFTGLYRYRLGDVVEVAGFYQATPKLKFLCRRKLILTINIDKNTENDLQLAVQKGSKPLLKSQAELVDFTSHANTSNQPGHYMVYWEIKGKVSEHILATCCNEMDAAFVDHGYVVSRKTNSIGPLELCIVEHGTFKKIMEHFIGNGATMSQFKTPRCTTNQVLLKILNLSTTKRFLSTAYE